A single window of Plasmodium reichenowi strain SY57 chromosome 12, whole genome shotgun sequence DNA harbors:
- a CDS encoding transcription factor with AP2 domain(s), which yields MSDKGEGDKDNMNKNGKVYEMRDNEKNEEVNYIINEVDSSTDCKNELIKMNYDNNNNDNNNDISYNVLNSNSVDIENMENTCKNYVYDKDIENRDTYDNSNNKSNKSDDIDNKTGDISMNENKLVNTNISNTIENIYPCTYNAVVENNSHMKNIDIINTIENVEDNNIKNDVCNENNNIINNLYGDNDNWEKKNYVGLTEKLNCLKLDKTNEILEFNKTLDTSKDTQDINVVNEKLSVESNKNNVISNMNNIDSMKNIDSMNNIDSMKNFGSIDCIDSMNNIEKQSRKRKKNKVSDKKNLLNNEAYDNKENYDNLHVGNNYINTKDEINKVIQNINLLKALNTNDQKVNEVNMDILNKSNEHNDNNEISKQLLDNIILLNSLSKYMNKDDINKQAKEKMKNRISKKKMTLEGAQLCKINKEENDNILNENNMDDDNNDQQSKLSDNDNNMMNPHGVLNNSSGEIISSNCSNHLNYNNNDNNNNNNNIIIMNKDVCNNKKNKKNSKKQTVLCAKNNKGILENDDNTQINDIRNKIYELSTNNYNTLNETNNENVQKKILLGSGLLSSTDMMNQTDSEANNPLYHNFDKDTLLLINQMKEEEKHVLRNYLMNDVNNKIGMGSRIVSKRKKQGSNQVNSNNNMNNLNDLNNNYEMKHNREYVGDNNVTTSNGNMNNNNNINISKKKKKINNIMDDKTQDLLDYKNTANLLNNVLNNNEKDVRNISMNILKNNITTCSNDEERIKALINNIGYSHQHNNNNNNNIVSNVKNIINLNRSKDNTLNEFSTVSDYIDNIYECAQKDYLHNDKNNKNKNNIHMDNPLASNVININREEPMDFVNRLNMFMNEADINKKGLLEAYMRKYSNMNINGNNNINNNINNNNNNNNNLQSLNNQENILNNEQDNTSLSLQEKKLSYNDMLLNLKRRNVLEEFPFNFVKQKDDSAKNTMNDSSDAQVDIHMDHGFKEGNKKQEKLNSYAQEKFNYEVEKGENVQGEEEKYKQKYLSNEDKNGDNGDGDDNNDNINNNDNYNNSSCSNRKNCDKNKKTNDNNMSSEEIEHNDEKHNENYFKEWYKNISDQVRKLLIESGTNKNVFTENEKNKLLLNIAKEYLLKNNVNEKKKKKHTKNKNELNLNVENLNVFSDQYDDINNVLLNIQNGNINDITNKNIMNYEHNSTSIHPTIASTLFDITHENPREHIKSECSTTNNNYNNNNYNNNNNNNNNNYNNNNYYYYLDYIKRLTKNDNNIENLLNIFENSKKYKKKNLSNTSLNSLNNEINEINEILNEKFESTQSFDKYENSQQNMMKNKYNSNNNISHNINNNINSNNNIHNDEEERNILCNPNYQVNIKNDVKEEKVKERKVRKSRKNQNFVEDKKKKKNKDNNLNNGDNNNTHNKNNNTYDNNTHDNIYYDQIKTLQELHYQNAIVNSLMNGNNIEVCNMNNSKDIFKKKKNEDNEYINYKEQNNDERKKKMKDNNKGNKMDKKKKDEEFFNHINVLKVRDNDISHSNNNNDDNNNDDDDNNNNNNINNNNNDDKFTHNINVLNNNEEKINIPYNPNEHKINIMIDESHFSGKEKELFIKGKETLLLESMNAGKVDDDIENIDMTRNIKKINLYNIYNNKNDGKDNILDNENKEGLYLCDVMKNNNELKRINDNFFKLHSNLASNLLSTSTSGSFGNDNYKSTPLNFDMNKLPSNNTSFNNLYYMDENIITNNINVIPLVNKNYSDISSSYDIKKKNLHKNKKKHKNHINDNNIINVDYNMKSADNNINNINSNMINVKNMNSNDEKPTTSTEENMFPSHSTNINDNNIVKVVDRHDSINNYEEGLVNALNTIKADKSNGENNYSILDSNDVMIKKLMLKNNLLFEHLQKSRKFNKDENIKNASQSSLHSNIIRNLTLTNNFQNDYFYNDVKNGSFNNVLNKEKKMMNSYDEQQLKEKIASLKEQNENILNKKMLFKNKSYSDNDNFLSFYLKRKVSSFSDYNKESDNNSYVTKQKRKRKNENINYDKNKEFLVNRTNSLNIKRVRSGPLDNSQNVSQSNVHRYETSKEIIDVDVLDENMNSNNSYNIKGGDNIISSNFTDPLKFTETSFDVQKESLIKESNENQTVLKEKDENLVDVKDDKTNQMSNVTTIGTSNLAESTTKNEIDIKVCTLINCPTHNPQNYVKSNGKRGESLGDGMELKEENDDLKRIPGVYYDKNSQRWFGEHKINGVKCAQSFAVKKHGCEEAKRLAIEWKKARIRGEVWDRFINKKKKNTNSNNNNNNNNNSNNNNNSNNNSNNNNNSSNNNNNNNNNNNNNNSGSNSNNNSLKGSKSNRPSVEELRLKYLSMSKNMPKVRGVWFNSTPQRMGWVGQAYKKCKRIERIFSVNKYGFEGARKLAIAFRNSQKPANEDSDDDSWSKEDKINMKNCDENSNNYDYKNNFLVSMNTIKNNGSNIMSNDNNINNHSNNCNDNNHHIDNNLETQIENNTDMIMDSNMDNDIDMNIDKKNIINKHNNHNENNKDMRINLCRDAILFILHDLETILELNIPMLSKNVNMYKLCIKHHLNYLTLIKNEEQIIPYLNVFGDYIQRCILPTDLPYAELYVLIDSLIHNEILPSYDHKENFCEYVAVEDPGIITPSMLL from the coding sequence ATGAGTGATAAAGGTGAAGGAGATAAggataatatgaacaaaaatGGTAAAGTGTATGAAATGAGggataatgaaaaaaatgaagaggtaaattatataataaatgaagtGGACTCTTCTACTGATTGTAAAAATGAACTTATCAAAATGAActatgataataataataatgataataataatgatatatcGTATAATGTGTTAAATTCCAATAGTGTtgatatagaaaatatggaaaatacTTGTAAGAATTATGTATATGATAAAGATATTGAAAATAGAGATACTTATgataatagtaataataagtCAAATAAGTCTGATGATATAGATAATAAGACAGGTGATATATCGATGAATGAAAATAAACTTGTAAACACGAATATTTCTAATActatagaaaatatataccCTTGCACGTATAATGCTGTTGTTGAAAATAACTCTCATATGAAAAACAtagatattattaatactaTTGAAAATGTTGaggataataatataaaaaatgatgtatgtaatgaaaataataatataattaataatttatatggtgataatgataactgggagaagaaaaattatgtaGGTTTGACTGAGAAGTTGAATTGTCTTAAACTTGATAAGACTAATGAAATTCTCGAATTCAACAAAACGTTGGATACGTCTAAGGATACACAAGATATAAATGTTGTTAATGAGAAATTAAGTGTTGAAtcaaacaaaaataatgtaattagtaatatgaacaatattgatagtatgaaaaatattgataGTATGAACAATATTGATAGTATGAAAAATTTTGGTAGTATTGATTGTATTGATAGTATGAACAATATTGAAAAACAGTCAAGAAagagaaagaaaaataaagtGTCAGATAAGAAAAacttattaaataatgaagcatatgataataaagaaaattatgataacCTTCATGTTggaaataattatataaatacaaaggatgaaattaataaagttatacaaaatataaatttattaaaagcACTTAATACAAATGACCAGAAAGTTAATGAAGTAAATATGgatatattaaacaaaTCTAATGAGcataatgataataatgaaatatcAAAACAACTTTTAGATAATATCATATTACTAAATTCTCTGagtaaatatatgaacaaggatgatataaataaacaagcgaaagaaaaaatgaaaaatcgaatttcaaaaaaaaagatgacTCTTGAAGGTGCACaattatgtaaaataaataaagaagaaaatgataatatcctaaatgaaaataatatggatgatgataataatgatcaACAATCTAAATTATCCGATAACGACAATAATATGATGAATCCTCATGGtgtattaaataattcGTCTGGAGAAATAATATCTTCAAATTGTAGCAATCATTTGaattacaataataatgacaataataataataataataatattattattatgaataaaGATGTTTGTAATAACAagaagaataaaaaaaattcgAAGAAGCAAACAGTTCTTTGTGcgaaaaataataaaggtattttagaaaatgatgataatacacaaataaatgatattagaaataaaatttatgaattaagcacaaataattataatacacttaatgaaacaaataatgaaaatgtaCAAAAAAAGATTCTTTTAGGAAGTGGATTATTATCTTCTACAGATATGATGAATCAAACTGATTCTGAAGCAAATAATCCGTTATACCATAATTTTGATAAGGACAccttattattaattaatcAAATGAAAGAAGAGGAAAAACATGTGTTGagaaattatttaatgaatgatgttaataataaaataggTATGGGCAGTCGCATAGTGagtaaaagaaaaaaacagGGAAGTAACCAAgttaatagtaataataatatgaataacTTAAATGATTTGAACAACAATTATGAGATGAAACATAATCGCGAATATGTTggtgataataatgtaaCAACATCAAATGGTAACatgaacaataataataatatcaatatttccaaaaaaaaaaaaaaaataaacaatatCATGGATGATAAAACACAAGATTTATTggattataaaaatactGCTAATCTTCTGAATAATGTTCTGAATAATAATGAGAAAGATGTTAGAAATATCAGcatgaatatattaaaaaataatattaccACTTGTAGTAATGATGAAGAAAGAATCAAAGCTTTAATTAACAATATAGGTTATAGTCAtcaacataataataataataataataatattgttagTAATGTTAAAAAcataattaatttaaatagAAGTAAGGATAATACCTTAAATGAATTTTCTACTGTTAGTGattatattgataatatatatgaatgcGCTCAGAAGgattatttacataatgataagaataataagaataaaaataatatacatatggATAATCCTTTGGCTTCCAATGTGATTAATATAAATCGTGAGGAGCCAATGGATTTTGTAAATAGattaaatatgtttatgAATGAAGCAGATATTAATAAGAAAGGATTATTGGAAGCATATATGAGAAAATATAGTAACATGAACATCaatggtaataataatattaataataatattaataataataataataataataataacttACAATCGTTAAATAATcaggaaaatatattaaacaaTGAACAGGATAATacatcattatcattacaagaaaaaaaattatcatacAATGATATGCTACTCAATTTGAAAAGAAGAAATGTGCTAGAAGAATTTccttttaattttgttaAACAAAAGGATGATTCTGCTAAAAATACGATGAATGACTCCTCAGATGCACAAGTTGATATTCATATGGATCATGGATTTAAAGAGGGAAATAAGAAACAGGAAAAACTCAATTCTTATGCTCAGGAAAAGTTTAATTATGAAGTTGAAAAGGGTGAAAATGTGCAAGGGGAAgaggaaaaatataagcAGAAATATCTGTCGAACGAAGATAAAAATGGTGATAATGGTGATggtgatgataataatgataacattaataataatgataattataacaataGTAGTTGTAGTAATCGTAAAAATtgtgataaaaataaaaaaacaaatgataataatatgtcGAGTGAAGAAATTGAAcataatgatgaaaaacataatgaaaattattttaagGAATGGTATAAGAATATTAGTGATCAAGTGcgaaaattattaatagaGAGTGgtacaaataaaaatgtatttacggaaaatgaaaaaaataaattattattaaatattgcaaaagaatatttattaaaaaataatgtaaatgagaaaaaaaaaaaaaaacacacaaagaataaaaatgagttaaatttaaatgttGAAAATCTTAATGTGTTTTCTGATCaatatgatgatataaataatgtacttttaaatatacaaaatggaaatataaatgatattacaaataaaaatataatgaattatGAACATAATAGTACTTCAATACATCCTACCATAGCAAGTACTCTTTTTGATATAACTCATGAAAACCCTAGAGAACATATTAAAAGTGAGTGCAGTActactaataataattataataataataattataataataataataataataataataataattataataataataattattattattatttggattatattaaaagattaacaaaaaatgataataacattgaaaatcttttaaatatttttgagaattcaaaaaaatataaaaaaaaaaatctttCGAATACATCTCttaattctttaaataatgaaatcaatgaaataaatgaaatattaaatgaaaaatttgAGAGCACTCAATCTTTTGacaaatatgaaaattCACAACAGAACatgatgaaaaataaatataacagcaacaataatataagccacaatataaacaataatattaatagtaataataatattcataatgATGAGGAGGAAAGGAATATTTTGTGTAATCCGAACTACCAAgtgaatataaaaaatgatgtaAAGGAAGAAAAGGTTAAAGAAAGAAAAGTCAGAAAATCTCgaaaaaatcaaaattttgttgaagataaaaaaaaaaaaaaaaataaagataataatttaaacaatggtgataataataatactcataataaaaataataacacatatgataataatacacacgataatatatattatgatcaAATAAAAACTCTTCAAGAATTACATTATCAAAATGCAATCGTCAATAGTTTGATGAATGGAAACAATATTGAAGTGTGTAATATGAATAACAGTAAggatatatttaaaaagaagaaaaatgaagataatgaatatataaattataaagaacaaaataatgatgaaagaaaaaaaaaaatgaaggataataataagggtaataaaatggataagaaaaaaaaagatgaagAATTTTTTAATCATATTAATGTATTAAAGGTAAGAGATAATGACATATCAcatagtaataataataatgatgataataataatgatgatgatgataataataataataataatattaataataataataatgatgacAAATTTACACATAACATAAATGTacttaataataatgaagaaaaaataaatataccATATAACCCAAATGAACacaaaattaatattatgatcGATGAATCTCATTTCAGtggaaaagaaaaagagCTATTTATAAAAGGGAAAGAAACATTATTATTGGAAAGCATGAATGCTGGTAAAGTAGATGATGATATTGAGAATATCGATATGActagaaatataaaaaaaattaatttatataatatatataataataagaatgatggtaaagataatatattagataATGAGAATAAAGAAggattatatttatgtgatgtaatgaaaaataataatgaattaaaaaGGATTAATGATaacttttttaaattacaTTCTAATTTGGCTAGTAATTTATTAAGTACAAGTACCAGTGGTAGTTTTGgaaatgataattataaaagtaCACCTCTTAATTTtgatatgaataaattaccatctaataatacatcatttaataatttatattatatggatgaaaatattattacaaataatataaatgtgaTTCCATTAgtgaataaaaattatagtgatatttcttcttcatacgatattaaaaaaaagaacctacataaaaataagaagaaACATAAAAACCATATcaatgataataatataataaatgtggattataatatgaaaagtgctgataataacataaataatattaatagtaatatgattaatgtaaaaaatatgaatagtAATGATGAGAAACCTACCACCAGCACAGAAGAAAATATGTTCCCTAGTCACAGcacaaatataaatgataacaATATTGTTAAAGTAGTAGATAGACATGAttctataaataattatgagGAAGGTTTAGTTAATGCATTAAACACCATAAAAGCTGATAAAAGCAATGGAGAAAATAACTATTCTATTTTAGATAGTAATGATGTAATGATTAAAAAACTTATGCTTAAAAATAACTTATTATTTGAACATTTACAAAAAAGTCGTAAATTCAATAAggatgaaaatattaagaaTGCATCACAAAGTTCCTTACATAGTAATATAATTCGTAACCTTACTTTAACAAATAATTTTCAGaatgattatttttataatgatgTTAAAAATGgttcttttaataatgtattgaacaaagaaaaaaaaatgatgaacAGCTACGATGAACAACAACTTAAAGAAAAGATAGCTAGTTTGaaagaacaaaatgaaaatattctaaacaaaaaaatgttatttaaaaataaaagttaTAGTGATAATGATAACTTCTTaagtttttatttaaagaGAAAAGTATCTTCCTTTTCggattataataaagaatcagataataattcatatgTAACTAAACAAAagagaaaaagaaaaaatgaaaatataaattatgataagAATAAAGAATTTTTAGTTAACCGAACTAATAgtttaaatattaaaagagTTAGAAGTGGTCCATTAGATAATTCACAGAATGTATCACAGAGTAATGTTCATAGATATGAAACGTCAAAAGAAATTATAGATGTAGATGTGTTagatgaaaatatgaacagtaataatagttataatattaaaggaggtgataatataataagtTCAAATTTTACTGATCCCTTAAAATTTACAGAAACATCTTTTGATGTACAAAAAGAAAGTTTAATTAAAGAATCCAATGAAAATCAAACAGTTCTTAAAGAGAAAGATGAAAATTTAGTAGATGTAAAAGATGATAAAACAAATCAAATGTCGAATGTAACTACCATCGGAACATCCAATTTAGCTGAATCTACaacaaaaaatgaaattgATATAAAAGTATGTACATTAATAAATTGTCCAACACATAATCCACAAAATTATGTAAAGAGTAATGGTAAAAGAGGAGAGTCTTTAGGGGATGGTATGgaattaaaagaagaaaatgatgatttaaaaagaattcCGGGAgtatattatgataaaaattcCCAAAGATGGTTTGGTGAGCATAAAATAAATGGTGTCAAATGTGCACAAAGTTTTGCTGTTAAAAAACATGGATGTGAAGAAGCTAAACGTTTAGCTATAGAATGGAAAAAAGCAAGAATTCGTGGAGAGGTATGGGATAGATTTATtaacaagaaaaaaaaaaatacaaatagcaacaacaacaataataataataataacagcaacaataataataatagtaataataacagcaacaataataataatagtagtaataataataacaataataataataataataataataataatagtgGATCCAATAGTAATAACAATTCATTGAAAGGGTCTAAATCTAATAGACCTTCTGTTGAAGAATTAAgattaaaatatttatctatGAGTAAAAATATGCCAAAAGTTAGAGGCGTGTGGTTTAATTCTACCCCTCAAAGAATGGGATGGGTTGGTCAagcatataaaaaatgtaaaagaATCGAAAGAATTTTTTCTGTTAATAAATATGGTTTTGAAGGAGCCAGAAAGTTAGCTATTGCTTTTCGTAATTCTCAAAAACCTGCCAATGAAGATAGTGATGATGATAGTTGGTCAAAAGAAGATAAAATCAATATGAAAAATTGTGATGAGAATTCAAATAACtatgattataaaaataacttTTTAGTTTCTATgaatacaataaaaaataatggaAGCAATATAATGagtaatgataataatataaataatcatagtaataattgtaatgataataatcatcacatagataataatttagaaacccaaatagaaaataatacaGATATGATTATGGATAGTAATATGGATAATGATATTGATATgaatatagataaaaagaatattattaataaacataataatcataatgaaaataataaagatatgAGAATTAATTTATGTAGAGATGCTATACTATTCATTTTACATGATCTTGAAACTATATTAGAATTAAATATACCTATGCTTAGtaaaaatgttaatatgtataaattatgtataaaacatcatttaaattatttaaccttaataaaaaatgaagaacAAATTATACCTTATCTAAATGTATTTGGTGATTATATACAAAGATGTATTCTACCTACCGACCTCCCTTATGCTgaattatatgtattaattgATTCATTAATTcataatgaaatattacCATCATATGATCATAAGGAAAATTTCTGTGAATATGTAGCCGTCGAAGATCCCGGAATTATAACACCCTCcatgttattataa
- a CDS encoding hypothetical protein (conserved Plasmodium protein, unknown function), translating to MGSTDYRVLNDVDEKSLKVYFQRKNNSDEQAELFCFICLEKNFENSNLISCCSLCTACVHKKCWYTWRRNQKLSALRSKILGLNKLNPLLCTICKTGIAKIEEENDMNWIINNNSNKEYLQDELLRIISSLLNNEINDNHMPMLHIKYIFSFNFIFLILSIFLIILFSVVFNFTLTYVLLIALFILYEIIVLQIVLYLYIRIKYN from the coding sequence atggGGAGTACTGATTATAGGGTTTTGAATGATGTGGATGAAAAGAGCTTGAAGGTGTATTTTCAAAGGAAGAATAATTCAGATGAACAAGCAGAattgttttgttttatttgtttagaaaaaaattttgaaaattCAAATTTAATTTCATGTTGTTCATTATGTACTGCTTGTgttcataaaaaatgttgGTATACATGGAGAAGGAATCAAAAGTTGAGTGCCTTAAGATCGAAAATTTTGGGTctaaataaattaaatcCTCTATTATGTACTATATGTAAAACAGGTATAGCAAAAAttgaagaagaaaatgatatgAATTGGatcattaataataatagtaataaagaatatttacaagatgaattattaagaattatatcttctttattaaataatgaaattaatGATAATCATATGCCTATGTTAcatatcaaatatatattctcatttaattttatttttttaattttgtcCATTTTTCTAATTATCCTTTTTTCTGTTGTATTTAATTTTACCTTAACTTATGTTCTTCTTATTgcattatttatattatatgaaataattGTACTTCAAATAGTTTTATACTTGTATATTcgtataaaatataattaa
- a CDS encoding hypothetical protein (conserved Plasmodium protein, unknown function) — protein sequence MKNAYYFIFFCSFLIWVNTMNPGRQGNENFSEKNSSDEYEYVDSAYPGFNIHYNLEPKDWKHIELTEKNNKQFMMDIKKEIKRMEEDKKKINYILNVQKQQFQELLFLIDHKKYNHQNINIDEMPDFLKKGTFHDDYNNKLNENQILQTFKDIDNYTLDNYKYIGQQNFYYHLAHQWIP from the coding sequence atgaaaaatgcttactattttatattcttttgtAGTTTCCTTATTTGGGTAAATACTATGAATCCAGGAAGACAAGGTAATGAGAATTTTTcagaaaaaaattcatcAGATGAATATGAATATGTGGATTCTGCTTACCCAGGATTTAACATACATTACAATTTAGAACCGAAAGATTGGAAACATATAGAATTaacagaaaaaaacaataaacaatttatgatggatattaaaaaagaaataaaaagaatgGAAGAAgacaaaaagaaaataaattatatctTAAATGTTCAAAAACAACAGTTTcaagaattattatttttaatagatcataaaaaatataatcatCAGAATATTAACATAGATGAAATGCCTgactttttaaaaaaaggtACATTTCatgatgattataataataagttaaatgaaaatcaaatattacaaacatttaaagatatagataattatacattagataattataaatatattggACAACAAAATTTCTATTATCACCTAGCACACCAATGGATACcataa